Proteins encoded within one genomic window of Tabrizicola piscis:
- a CDS encoding LysR family transcriptional regulator: protein MDRPDLPLNGLRVFEAAYRQGSFTRAAIELRVTQAAVSHQVARLEDRLGVALFVRASGGLVPTDEGRALYPVLEHGFDAMARTLDRITGHRHIETLKIGVVTTFAVGWLMPRLPEFRRTHPAIVLRISTNNNRVEILREGLDMAIRYGTGSWTGLEADLLLDAPLAPLCAPSIAKHLTNPETLGREVLLRSYRSDEWPRWFAEAGASCPPLTGPMFDSSLAMADIASEGAGVALLPVDMFARRIADGRLVQPFSTVLSAGSYFLTWPADRPPTPAMVDFRRWLRAVSAGSTSHASD, encoded by the coding sequence ATGGATCGCCCGGACCTGCCGCTGAACGGGCTCCGCGTGTTCGAGGCCGCCTACAGGCAAGGCAGTTTCACGCGCGCCGCCATCGAGTTGCGCGTCACCCAAGCCGCTGTCAGCCATCAGGTCGCAAGGCTTGAGGATCGGCTTGGCGTCGCCCTGTTCGTGCGCGCATCCGGCGGCTTGGTGCCGACCGATGAGGGAAGAGCCCTCTACCCGGTATTGGAACACGGGTTCGACGCGATGGCGCGGACGCTTGACCGGATCACCGGACATCGCCACATCGAGACGTTGAAGATCGGTGTTGTCACGACCTTTGCCGTCGGCTGGCTCATGCCGCGCCTGCCCGAGTTCCGGCGGACCCACCCGGCAATTGTCCTCCGCATCTCGACAAACAACAACCGCGTCGAGATCCTGCGTGAAGGGCTCGACATGGCGATCCGTTATGGGACCGGTTCATGGACCGGGCTTGAGGCTGACCTGCTGCTCGATGCTCCGCTCGCGCCGCTGTGTGCGCCGTCGATTGCGAAGCATCTGACGAACCCGGAGACTCTTGGCCGTGAAGTCCTGCTGCGTAGCTATCGCAGTGACGAATGGCCCCGCTGGTTCGCTGAGGCGGGGGCATCTTGTCCACCCCTCACCGGCCCGATGTTCGACTCGTCACTGGCCATGGCTGACATCGCGTCAGAAGGCGCCGGGGTGGCCCTCCTCCCGGTGGACATGTTCGCGCGGCGCATTGCAGACGGGCGGCTGGTTCAGCCGTTCTCCACCGTGCTGTCTGCGGGTAGCTACTTCCTGACATGGCCTGCGGACCGGCCGCCTACACCCGCCATGGTGGATTTCAGAAGATGGTTGCGGGCTGTATCGGCAGGGTCAACCTCCCACGCCTCCGACTAG
- a CDS encoding TetR family transcriptional regulator, whose amino-acid sequence MTDGSRLEDARLDVSRHAAKLFWDKGFDATSGDDIAAAAGISTRTVWRYFRSKEACVEPVLKVSELRFAALLKQWPRTESIDTFLSRSMTAFASDDAFVRDSIAAVRILAILHREPALRSAWLMACHAAEMELVGVIARRVSRAADDFDVRLCAASVTAAMRLVDEEISSAVINDGLRVSSEEATSRIISAIRAGATLPICDAVA is encoded by the coding sequence ATGACAGACGGATCGAGACTGGAGGACGCCCGGCTTGACGTATCCCGACATGCAGCAAAGCTTTTCTGGGACAAGGGTTTCGATGCGACGAGCGGTGACGACATAGCTGCTGCGGCTGGCATATCGACGCGAACTGTCTGGCGATACTTCCGATCCAAGGAAGCCTGCGTCGAGCCGGTGCTGAAAGTCAGCGAACTGCGCTTCGCAGCGCTGCTGAAGCAATGGCCGAGAACCGAGAGCATCGACACATTCCTGTCCCGTTCCATGACGGCATTCGCCTCTGACGACGCCTTCGTCCGGGACAGCATCGCTGCCGTCCGGATCCTCGCTATCCTGCATCGCGAGCCAGCCCTCCGTTCGGCTTGGCTCATGGCGTGCCACGCGGCGGAGATGGAGCTTGTCGGAGTCATCGCGCGCCGCGTGTCGCGGGCTGCGGACGATTTCGACGTCAGGCTATGCGCAGCTTCCGTCACGGCGGCAATGCGGCTCGTGGACGAAGAGATCAGTTCGGCCGTCATCAACGACGGCCTGCGTGTGAGTTCAGAAGAAGCGACGTCCCGCATCATCTCGGCGATCCGGGCAGGTGCCACACTCCCCATTTGCGACGCCGTCGCCTGA
- a CDS encoding prolyl oligopeptidase family serine peptidase has product MSDLWPKRQEKKQGDETMTAKFTRFAGRKSTSRLCRGRTERKGRVPTKMNLLRGAAVALVTFIAPALAEETPTMTYPETRKGDAAEVHFGVTVADPFRWLENDARKDAEVAQWIEAQNALSAPYLKGLPHRDVFHRRLTAILDHKTLAPPVERYGRYFFTRTGGLDSQTQLLVRDGADGVDRVLIDPNTWSDDGTVALAEWAASGDGAFVAFAMQDGGSDWRTIRVMNTATGETLDDKVEWARFSNIAWHPDGSGFYYSRFPEPEAGAAFSASVDGHAVYFHALGLNQSEDRLIHPPTPGQALLHTVDVTPDGRYLIVYTSALTGGVAVTVTDLSSADPAPETIVESYDDSWVLLGNVGTKLFFATQKDAPRGRIVTLDMSEPQCAFSELIPERSDAVLREGGSAVLGDRILLSYTIDVQSQVELYQLDGTFDGTVPLPGPGSTGIVRGRPGANEAFFGFTSYDAPLTVLRLDVDAKRTTVWAEPDIAVDLDRITVEPHFYTSKDGTRVPLFIVRRKDIEGPAPTMLHAYGGFGISMVPHFSPAAMAWVEQGGVYALANIRGGGEYGQAWHHAGRRGNKQNVFDDFIAASEYLIDQGITPSDGLAIHGESNGGLLIGAVVNQRPDLFAAALPGVGVHDMLRFDRFTSGATWVEEFGSPAVKEEFHTLLSYSPLHTIREGARYPAILVTTADTDNRVVPAHSFKYAAALQAVDIGTRPHLLRVETRAGHGAGKPTDMVIEELADMWAFAAHWTGLEVTTVD; this is encoded by the coding sequence GTGTCCGATCTCTGGCCGAAGCGCCAAGAGAAAAAACAAGGAGACGAAACCATGACTGCAAAGTTCACCCGGTTCGCCGGACGCAAGTCCACGAGCAGATTGTGCAGAGGACGCACGGAAAGAAAGGGAAGGGTCCCGACAAAAATGAACCTTCTTCGCGGGGCTGCGGTGGCGCTGGTCACATTTATCGCCCCAGCACTTGCAGAGGAGACACCGACGATGACCTACCCGGAAACACGTAAAGGCGATGCCGCAGAGGTGCACTTTGGCGTCACTGTCGCCGACCCGTTCCGCTGGCTGGAAAACGACGCGCGAAAGGATGCCGAGGTTGCACAATGGATCGAGGCGCAAAATGCCCTTTCCGCACCCTACCTGAAAGGCCTTCCTCACCGGGACGTCTTCCATCGCCGGCTGACGGCCATCTTGGACCACAAAACCCTGGCCCCACCGGTCGAGCGTTACGGTCGCTACTTCTTCACCCGGACCGGCGGGCTTGACAGTCAAACGCAGCTTTTGGTTCGCGACGGCGCCGATGGCGTGGATCGTGTCCTGATCGACCCGAACACCTGGTCGGACGACGGCACCGTTGCCCTGGCCGAATGGGCAGCCTCTGGCGATGGCGCGTTTGTGGCTTTTGCCATGCAGGACGGCGGGTCGGACTGGCGGACCATTCGGGTGATGAACACGGCGACGGGCGAGACACTCGACGACAAGGTGGAATGGGCCCGGTTCAGCAACATTGCCTGGCATCCAGATGGTTCGGGGTTCTACTATTCCCGGTTTCCCGAACCCGAGGCAGGTGCAGCCTTCAGCGCCAGTGTTGATGGCCACGCCGTCTATTTTCACGCTCTCGGTTTGAACCAATCGGAGGATCGGCTGATCCATCCGCCGACACCGGGGCAAGCGCTGCTGCACACGGTCGATGTCACGCCGGATGGCCGTTATCTGATCGTCTACACGTCGGCCCTGACCGGTGGCGTCGCAGTCACCGTGACAGACCTGTCTTCCGCCGATCCCGCGCCTGAAACCATCGTCGAAAGCTACGATGACAGTTGGGTCCTGCTGGGCAACGTCGGCACGAAACTCTTTTTTGCGACACAGAAGGATGCGCCCCGGGGTCGGATCGTGACGCTGGACATGTCGGAACCGCAGTGCGCGTTTTCCGAACTGATTCCGGAACGGTCCGATGCGGTTTTGCGCGAAGGCGGGTCAGCGGTCTTGGGCGACCGGATCCTCCTCTCCTACACGATTGACGTCCAGTCGCAGGTCGAGCTTTACCAGCTGGATGGCACGTTCGACGGCACTGTCCCGCTGCCGGGGCCGGGTAGCACCGGGATCGTCCGCGGCCGTCCCGGCGCAAACGAAGCGTTTTTTGGCTTCACCAGTTATGATGCGCCGCTGACCGTTTTGCGCCTCGACGTGGATGCCAAACGCACGACAGTCTGGGCCGAGCCCGACATCGCTGTCGATCTCGACAGGATCACTGTGGAACCGCACTTCTACACCTCGAAGGATGGAACGCGGGTGCCCCTGTTCATCGTCCGGCGCAAGGACATCGAAGGTCCGGCACCCACGATGCTCCATGCTTATGGCGGTTTCGGGATCAGCATGGTGCCCCATTTCTCACCCGCCGCCATGGCCTGGGTCGAACAGGGCGGCGTCTATGCTTTGGCAAACATTCGGGGCGGGGGCGAATACGGCCAAGCATGGCATCATGCCGGTCGGCGCGGCAACAAGCAGAATGTGTTCGACGACTTCATCGCTGCCAGTGAGTATCTGATCGACCAAGGCATCACGCCGTCTGATGGCCTCGCGATCCATGGTGAATCCAACGGTGGGTTGCTGATCGGCGCCGTCGTCAATCAAAGACCGGACCTGTTCGCGGCAGCTTTGCCGGGGGTTGGGGTCCACGACATGCTGCGTTTCGATCGCTTCACGAGCGGAGCCACTTGGGTTGAGGAGTTTGGTAGCCCTGCCGTCAAGGAAGAGTTCCACACCCTTCTTTCGTATTCGCCTCTCCATACAATCCGCGAGGGTGCTCGCTACCCGGCAATTCTTGTCACCACGGCGGACACGGACAACAGGGTCGTCCCGGCTCATTCGTTCAAATATGCGGCCGCATTGCAGGCCGTCGACATCGGGACCCGGCCCCACCTTCTGCGCGTGGAAACCCGCGCCGGTCACGGGGCTGGAAAGCCAACAGACATGGTCATCGAAGAGCTCGCTGACATGTGGGCCTTTGCTGCCCATTGGACCGGGCTTGAGGTCACCACTGTCGATTGA
- a CDS encoding GNAT family N-acetyltransferase, whose amino-acid sequence MTEIRPAEGSEDEARDRILALLDCHSKAIGKSFKSEVVAFEVHEEGVYLGGLSARFSPDLKRVFVELLAVAEEGRGKGIGGQLMARMEEEARLRGMEGIWLDTFSFQAPEFYKRLGYSEFGRIDGYPGNAARHFLLKRL is encoded by the coding sequence ATGACCGAGATCCGTCCTGCCGAAGGTTCCGAGGATGAGGCCCGCGACCGCATTCTGGCGCTTCTTGATTGCCACTCCAAGGCGATCGGGAAGTCATTCAAGTCCGAGGTGGTGGCATTCGAGGTGCATGAGGAAGGTGTTTACCTTGGTGGTCTTTCCGCCCGTTTTTCCCCGGACTTGAAACGGGTGTTTGTCGAGCTTCTGGCGGTGGCCGAGGAAGGCCGCGGCAAGGGGATCGGTGGCCAACTGATGGCGCGCATGGAGGAAGAAGCACGCTTGCGGGGGATGGAGGGCATATGGCTCGACACATTCTCGTTTCAGGCGCCCGAATTCTACAAGCGTCTGGGCTACAGCGAGTTTGGCCGTATCGACGGCTATCCCGGGAACGCGGCCCGGCACTTTCTCCTGAAGCGGCTCTGA
- a CDS encoding CPBP family intramembrane glutamic endopeptidase translates to MCSKAESWFLRPDKTTRPPQVPAETEYHRVFAGEERRISRGFVAIILLFAGLIGFAQVCLAIASTIDTQLLGRTGFTPLKHAAGAFALALLIPYSMLLQRWLYHIPARSLHSVAGSFRFGVFGRSLLAFGPFLLVVMSVGFLLTPGDTIAWSAADLVAFFVIGMTLIPLAAAGEEYGLRGLMFRVVGSWTRGPLAGAILGIIVTTVVFSLLHGTLDPYILGSYLVLFGAMAIITWRTGGLEVAVVLHAVYNVSALVLATTLHLDLGGDLSNRGEIAGTPANLVPSAGLAVITAIVWWTTRKSGPARTPAISGEKLNRRAAELSETGGDP, encoded by the coding sequence ATGTGCAGCAAGGCTGAGAGTTGGTTCCTGCGACCCGACAAGACGACAAGACCCCCTCAAGTGCCGGCAGAAACCGAATATCATCGTGTTTTCGCGGGCGAAGAGCGGCGGATTTCCCGCGGCTTCGTTGCGATCATCCTGCTGTTTGCCGGCCTCATTGGCTTTGCGCAAGTGTGCCTCGCTATCGCCTCGACAATCGACACCCAGCTCCTGGGTCGCACAGGGTTCACCCCTTTGAAGCACGCTGCCGGCGCGTTCGCTTTAGCTTTGCTCATTCCATACAGCATGCTGCTTCAGCGCTGGCTCTATCACATTCCCGCCCGCTCACTGCATTCGGTCGCCGGAAGCTTCCGGTTCGGGGTGTTCGGCCGATCCCTGCTTGCTTTCGGCCCCTTCCTCCTTGTCGTCATGTCCGTCGGGTTTCTTCTGACACCCGGTGACACGATCGCATGGAGCGCGGCCGATCTGGTCGCATTCTTCGTCATCGGCATGACGCTTATTCCACTGGCGGCCGCTGGGGAGGAGTACGGGCTGCGCGGCTTGATGTTCCGCGTTGTTGGCAGTTGGACACGCGGGCCCCTTGCTGGCGCGATCCTCGGTATCATTGTCACGACCGTCGTTTTCTCCCTGCTTCACGGCACTCTCGACCCCTACATCCTCGGCTCATACCTCGTGCTTTTCGGTGCGATGGCCATCATAACCTGGCGGACGGGGGGTCTTGAGGTCGCCGTTGTGCTGCACGCGGTCTACAACGTCAGTGCCCTTGTCCTTGCCACGACACTGCACCTCGACCTGGGAGGCGACCTTAGCAACCGTGGCGAGATAGCCGGGACCCCCGCCAACCTCGTCCCGAGCGCCGGGCTTGCGGTGATCACCGCGATTGTTTGGTGGACAACGCGAAAGTCCGGACCCGCGCGGACACCAGCTATATCGGGCGAAAAACTGAATCGGCGGGCGGCGGAGTTGTCTGAGACGGGTGGCGATCCGTGA
- a CDS encoding NAD(P)H-binding protein encodes MRVLITGGKGKTGRRVASSLTAKGIDVAIGTRRPDGPKDRRFDWADPSAASAFHGCDAVYLVAPTDRTDHLAVMQPLLEAAMERGVRRFVLLSSSLLEPGGPMMGEVHAWLAECAPEWAVLRPSWFMQNFSEGPHAATIREEGIIYTATGSGRVGFIDAEDIAATAAACLSATTPLNSDVVLTGPEALSYDDTAAIITAALGRPVRHVSLDPAALIARFVAQGLPPDYAKTLTDLDADIAAGVEDYTTSSVEQMTGQQPTSFRAFANRVVENWK; translated from the coding sequence ATGCGGGTTCTCATCACCGGAGGCAAAGGCAAGACAGGCCGTCGCGTGGCGTCCAGCTTGACTGCCAAAGGCATCGACGTCGCGATTGGCACACGCAGGCCCGATGGTCCCAAGGACAGGCGATTTGATTGGGCAGATCCGTCTGCGGCCTCGGCCTTCCATGGCTGCGATGCGGTCTACCTTGTCGCGCCGACCGATCGCACCGACCATTTGGCCGTCATGCAACCGCTTCTGGAGGCAGCCATGGAGCGGGGCGTCCGGCGCTTTGTTCTGCTCAGCTCGTCGCTTCTTGAGCCCGGCGGCCCCATGATGGGAGAGGTTCATGCATGGCTGGCCGAATGCGCCCCGGAGTGGGCAGTCCTGCGCCCCTCATGGTTCATGCAGAACTTCTCCGAAGGGCCGCACGCCGCGACGATACGAGAAGAAGGGATCATCTACACTGCGACAGGCTCTGGGCGTGTCGGCTTCATCGACGCCGAGGACATCGCCGCCACGGCTGCCGCCTGCTTGTCGGCCACAACGCCTCTCAATTCTGACGTCGTGCTGACGGGGCCGGAAGCGTTGAGCTACGACGATACCGCCGCAATCATCACTGCGGCACTTGGCAGGCCCGTGCGCCACGTGTCGCTTGACCCGGCCGCGCTGATAGCGCGCTTTGTGGCGCAGGGACTGCCACCTGACTACGCCAAGACGCTCACAGACTTGGACGCGGACATCGCGGCAGGCGTTGAAGATTACACGACGTCGAGCGTTGAGCAGATGACAGGGCAGCAGCCGACGTCATTCCGCGCCTTTGCCAACCGAGTCGTCGAAAATTGGAAGTGA
- a CDS encoding nuclear transport factor 2 family protein, producing MSDKFDNFSDLLRAALGDRLASADSMLGLFADDVIFEFPYAPEGLPRRLEGKAALAAHLERLGPLLTFGTMKLGNVYAVDGTVIFEFSCTGEGVATGAPYNQVYISVVTLREGRIAHYRDYWNPLVVLTALGGTEAAAAAFAGAA from the coding sequence ATGTCTGACAAGTTCGATAACTTCTCTGACCTGCTTCGCGCCGCACTAGGTGACCGGCTCGCCTCTGCGGACAGCATGCTCGGCCTGTTCGCAGATGATGTGATCTTCGAGTTTCCCTATGCGCCTGAGGGGCTGCCCAGGCGGCTGGAAGGCAAGGCTGCCCTTGCAGCTCATCTGGAAAGGCTTGGCCCGTTGCTCACGTTTGGGACAATGAAGCTAGGCAATGTTTATGCCGTTGATGGAACAGTAATCTTCGAGTTTTCCTGCACCGGCGAGGGCGTGGCCACAGGTGCGCCTTACAATCAGGTTTACATTTCGGTGGTCACCTTGCGGGAAGGGCGCATTGCGCACTACCGCGACTATTGGAACCCGCTCGTCGTGCTGACGGCCTTAGGCGGCACCGAGGCCGCCGCCGCGGCGTTTGCAGGGGCAGCGTGA
- a CDS encoding TetR-like C-terminal domain-containing protein, translating into MERNRSVLKSRRKPSGAAVQRADLTDALYRAFFEEWAERGFAAISLERVAAKAGAGKAAIYRRFSSHHEFAAAAVTTLGLTMAMPEDHGSLEADVLAFLTRLRAVLRHPMIRRILPDLHAEAARSAPMRELNTRVAKARRVQAQVLLDRAIDRGELERTVDRDLALDLLPAPLYWRMVVLGVTPTRGQLAAEAIAIVAALKASARQC; encoded by the coding sequence TTGGAACGCAACCGTTCCGTCCTAAAATCCAGACGCAAGCCTTCCGGGGCTGCCGTCCAACGCGCCGATCTGACCGACGCGCTTTATCGCGCATTCTTCGAGGAATGGGCGGAACGCGGCTTCGCGGCCATAAGCCTTGAAAGAGTTGCCGCCAAAGCCGGGGCCGGCAAAGCCGCGATCTACCGTCGCTTTTCGTCGCACCACGAATTCGCAGCAGCTGCAGTGACCACGCTTGGGCTGACGATGGCCATGCCCGAAGATCACGGAAGCCTTGAGGCCGATGTTCTGGCCTTCCTGACCCGACTGAGAGCGGTCCTTCGCCACCCCATGATCCGTCGCATCCTGCCGGACCTTCATGCCGAGGCTGCGCGGTCTGCTCCGATGCGGGAGCTGAACACCCGGGTGGCCAAGGCACGCCGGGTACAGGCGCAGGTGCTTCTGGACCGCGCGATTGACCGGGGCGAGTTGGAACGAACCGTTGATCGCGATTTGGCCCTCGATCTGCTTCCCGCACCGCTTTACTGGCGCATGGTGGTCTTGGGGGTCACGCCGACGCGCGGCCAACTCGCGGCCGAAGCAATCGCAATTGTTGCAGCATTAAAGGCGTCCGCTCGCCAGTGCTGA
- a CDS encoding alpha/beta hydrolase: protein MVYQEELTAPGPMGLLKGTLTLPSEHGPLPNKTPVFLIVPGSGPTDRDGNSPLGIAAAPYRLLAEALARRGYPSVRIDKRGMFGSEGAISNPNDATIASYGDDLLAWTNAIRERLPAEKGTRCVIPIGHSEGGLVALSAMARMPGDCGLILIASIGRPLDEVIREQLRANPANAPFLEESETALAALRRGKRVDVSAMNAALLPLFAPDVQSFLIDAMSYDPMKLAAQIRAPMLVVQGTRDLQVSVADARMLADAAPRSTLALVPDVNHVLKLVASDDPSANLATYANPNLPISSEVVDAVATFVAGITKE, encoded by the coding sequence ATGGTGTATCAGGAAGAATTGACCGCTCCGGGCCCGATGGGCCTGCTCAAGGGGACCCTGACCCTGCCGTCCGAACATGGGCCGCTTCCGAACAAGACGCCGGTGTTTCTGATCGTGCCCGGCTCCGGACCAACCGACCGCGACGGCAATTCGCCTCTGGGCATCGCGGCTGCGCCTTACAGACTGCTTGCCGAAGCGCTGGCCAGGCGGGGCTATCCTTCGGTCCGCATCGACAAGCGCGGCATGTTCGGTTCCGAGGGCGCAATTTCAAACCCGAATGACGCGACAATCGCAAGCTATGGCGACGACCTTCTTGCTTGGACAAACGCGATCCGGGAGCGGCTGCCCGCAGAAAAAGGCACGCGCTGCGTCATCCCCATTGGACACAGCGAGGGCGGCCTTGTCGCCCTTTCAGCCATGGCGCGCATGCCAGGCGATTGCGGGTTGATCTTGATCGCAAGCATAGGCCGACCCTTGGACGAGGTGATACGCGAGCAGCTGCGCGCCAACCCTGCGAATGCACCTTTCCTGGAGGAGTCCGAAACAGCGCTTGCGGCGCTGAGGCGCGGAAAGCGGGTCGATGTGAGCGCGATGAATGCCGCGCTACTCCCCCTTTTTGCGCCAGACGTTCAGAGTTTCCTGATCGACGCGATGTCCTACGACCCGATGAAACTGGCAGCCCAAATCAGGGCTCCGATGCTCGTGGTCCAAGGCACACGCGACCTGCAAGTCAGCGTCGCGGACGCACGCATGCTGGCAGATGCGGCGCCCCGCTCCACGCTCGCACTGGTTCCGGACGTCAATCACGTCCTTAAGCTTGTGGCATCCGATGATCCCTCAGCGAACCTTGCGACTTACGCCAATCCAAACCTGCCGATTTCTTCTGAGGTCGTGGATGCCGTTGCGACATTCGTTGCAGGAATAACTAAAGAGTAG
- the map gene encoding type I methionyl aminopeptidase — protein METYINVPVAPPAHSARRTESIKLYGPDAFAGMRRAGALTARCLDGVAALVRDGTPLAEINTFVLDFAASHGARPATLGYKGYEYACCTSINHVVCHGFPNARKLREADIVNVDVTLVLDGWYGDSSRMYAVGRPKRAAERLVRIAHEAMMRGIRAVRPGARLGDIGHAIQSYAALERCSVVRDFCGHGIGQVFHDSPNILNFGRQNTGPELREGMIFTVEPMINLGRPDVTMLSDDWTAVTRDRSLSAQFEHSIGVTAEGFEIFTLSPQGLHAPGVDLAAVHA, from the coding sequence GTGGAAACCTATATCAACGTGCCTGTCGCTCCGCCCGCGCACAGCGCCCGGAGGACCGAGAGCATCAAGCTTTACGGACCGGACGCATTCGCCGGGATGCGCCGCGCCGGGGCATTGACCGCGAGATGTCTAGACGGCGTTGCTGCTCTTGTCCGGGACGGCACGCCTCTGGCCGAGATCAACACTTTCGTCCTCGACTTCGCCGCATCGCATGGCGCCAGACCTGCGACACTGGGTTACAAGGGCTACGAATACGCCTGCTGCACATCGATCAATCACGTTGTGTGCCACGGTTTTCCGAATGCAAGAAAGCTGCGGGAAGCCGACATCGTGAACGTGGACGTGACGCTGGTCCTTGACGGCTGGTATGGCGACTCCAGCCGCATGTACGCTGTCGGACGCCCGAAGAGAGCAGCCGAGCGGCTGGTCCGCATTGCCCATGAGGCGATGATGCGAGGCATCCGGGCGGTCCGTCCGGGCGCTCGGCTGGGCGATATCGGCCATGCCATCCAGAGTTACGCGGCCCTGGAGCGATGTTCGGTAGTCCGCGACTTTTGCGGTCACGGAATCGGGCAAGTGTTTCACGACTCGCCCAATATCCTGAATTTCGGCAGACAGAACACTGGACCAGAGCTTCGAGAGGGGATGATCTTCACGGTAGAACCGATGATCAATCTGGGGAGGCCGGACGTGACGATGCTATCCGACGACTGGACCGCCGTGACGCGGGACAGGTCATTGTCGGCCCAGTTCGAGCATTCGATCGGCGTGACCGCAGAAGGGTTCGAGATCTTTACCCTCTCGCCCCAAGGACTGCATGCCCCGGGCGTCGACCTTGCAGCCGTTCATGCCTGA
- a CDS encoding ParD-like family protein translates to MGIVKIADHLHEELRKTSAVMCRSINAQAEFWMKVGMLAEANPSLSFTEIMAQQRKHAAVEVPAIDAA, encoded by the coding sequence ATGGGCATCGTGAAGATCGCCGACCACCTGCATGAGGAACTGCGCAAGACAAGCGCAGTCATGTGCCGCTCGATCAACGCCCAAGCCGAGTTCTGGATGAAGGTCGGCATGTTGGCTGAGGCGAACCCGAGCCTGTCCTTCACCGAAATCATGGCTCAGCAACGCAAGCATGCCGCGGTCGAAGTGCCCGCGATCGACGCCGCCTGA
- a CDS encoding alpha/beta hydrolase family protein produces the protein MNRLIDLARQLPAPEAGMTVAYTPIRLTLPNRPALELRLTAPASGRDLPIVLFSHGHGPSQYIPSKDGYAPLVQFWAERGLAVIQPTHASSRVGGLGPERPEAPFYWRERVAELRAILDQLDEVERQAPAVAGRLNHDRIAVAGHSFGGHTSALLLGARLQGEDFSDPRIGAGVLLAAPGRGGGDLTSESAALFPFFDVDYSAIRKPILVVCGAEDNPHFTPRGPDWHADAFTDAPGADALLTVSGVGHGLGGIAGLDAKETEAEVPDALEATRRLTLAWLCRSFGIDMKLWDEGRAGLNGAAADLAVLAEKRG, from the coding sequence ATGAACCGTTTGATTGACCTCGCCCGGCAACTGCCGGCGCCCGAGGCTGGAATGACCGTCGCCTATACACCGATCCGGCTGACCCTGCCGAACCGTCCCGCCCTGGAACTGCGGCTGACCGCGCCAGCATCGGGCCGTGACCTTCCCATCGTGCTATTTTCCCACGGGCACGGGCCGTCGCAGTACATTCCCTCGAAGGACGGCTACGCCCCGCTGGTCCAGTTCTGGGCAGAACGCGGCCTTGCAGTCATCCAGCCGACCCACGCAAGCTCACGAGTGGGCGGGCTTGGCCCCGAGCGGCCGGAGGCACCCTTTTACTGGCGCGAGAGGGTGGCTGAACTGCGCGCGATCCTTGACCAGCTTGACGAGGTGGAGCGACAGGCTCCAGCGGTGGCGGGGCGCCTGAACCACGATCGGATCGCGGTCGCCGGGCATTCATTCGGAGGCCACACGTCGGCGCTTTTGCTTGGCGCACGGCTGCAGGGGGAGGATTTTTCCGACCCGCGGATCGGAGCGGGTGTCCTGTTGGCTGCCCCCGGTCGGGGTGGAGGCGATTTGACCTCGGAAAGCGCTGCACTATTTCCCTTCTTCGATGTGGATTACAGCGCGATCCGAAAGCCGATCCTCGTGGTCTGCGGAGCCGAGGACAATCCGCACTTCACACCGCGCGGCCCCGACTGGCATGCTGACGCTTTCACTGACGCCCCGGGAGCGGACGCCCTGCTGACCGTTTCAGGGGTGGGCCACGGACTTGGAGGCATCGCAGGCCTGGACGCCAAGGAGACCGAGGCCGAGGTGCCTGACGCGCTGGAAGCGACGCGACGCCTGACATTGGCTTGGCTTTGCAGGAGTTTTGGCATCGACATGAAGTTGTGGGACGAGGGACGAGCCGGCCTGAACGGCGCAGCCGCAGATCTGGCAGTTCTGGCTGAAAAGCGCGGCTAG